In Xanthomonas theicola, a single genomic region encodes these proteins:
- a CDS encoding glycoside hydrolase family 3 N-terminal domain-containing protein encodes MASDRIESLIARMTVEEKVGQLGVFADMVRPFAPDVNPEANVSNADEVLQQVRAGLVGSLFNGVGAELGRRIQQVALQESRLGIPVILAADVIHGMRTVFPIPLGEAASFEPDLAERTARATAIEATAAGIHWTYAPAVDIARDQRWGRGAEGAGEDVVLGCAFAAARVRGFHGPDLRAHDALLATPKHFAAYGAVAAGMEYNSVDLAPQTLRDVHLPPFQAAFGAGALSVMTSFNDINGVPASANHELLTEILRGEWKFPGVVVSDYTADMELIAHGYAADARDATRKAFLAGMDMSMQSGFYAAHLPSLVADGEVPVTALDEAVRRVLALKDAIGLFDDPYRSLDPQREADQAHIAAHDALSREAARRSIVLLKNDGAVLPLRKRGQKIALIGPFAQDRENIEGCWTLFGDTTRYVTLEAGVRAALDAAGALTVAPGCALEAPLDGGIEAAVAAARGADVAVLALGEPQRYSGEAQSRTQIVLPPAQQALAEAVAASGTPLVVLLRNGRALALQGAVRDAAAIAVTWYLGTQTGPAVADVLFGDYNPSARLPVSFPLDPGQQPYFYNHPRTGRPELPTMSEFKARWREIPNAPLYPFGHGLSYTRFAYGAPRLDRTRLGWDDTLTVTARIDNVGDRAGEEVVQLYLHDRVASRVRPVRELKGFRKVWLAPGQGMDVVFTLNRRTLAFSSRDGRFEAEPGMFDLWVCASSASGEPVGFELLAQA; translated from the coding sequence ATGGCTTCGGATCGCATCGAATCGCTCATCGCCCGCATGACCGTCGAAGAGAAGGTCGGCCAGCTCGGCGTCTTCGCCGACATGGTGCGCCCGTTCGCGCCGGACGTGAATCCGGAGGCGAACGTCAGCAATGCCGACGAGGTGCTGCAGCAGGTGCGCGCCGGCCTGGTCGGTTCGCTGTTCAACGGCGTGGGCGCCGAGCTGGGGCGGCGCATCCAGCAGGTGGCGCTGCAGGAGAGCCGGCTGGGCATTCCGGTGATCCTGGCCGCGGACGTGATCCACGGCATGCGCACCGTGTTCCCGATCCCACTGGGCGAGGCCGCCAGCTTCGAGCCGGACCTGGCCGAGCGCACAGCGCGCGCCACCGCGATCGAGGCCACCGCCGCCGGCATCCACTGGACCTATGCGCCGGCGGTGGACATCGCCCGCGACCAGCGCTGGGGCCGCGGCGCCGAGGGCGCCGGCGAGGACGTGGTGCTGGGCTGCGCGTTCGCCGCCGCGCGCGTGCGCGGCTTCCACGGCCCGGACCTGCGCGCGCACGACGCGCTGCTGGCCACGCCCAAGCACTTCGCCGCGTACGGCGCGGTCGCCGCGGGCATGGAATACAACAGCGTGGACCTCGCCCCGCAGACCCTGCGCGACGTGCACCTGCCACCTTTCCAGGCCGCATTCGGCGCCGGCGCGCTGAGCGTGATGACCTCGTTCAACGACATCAACGGCGTGCCGGCCAGCGCCAACCATGAACTGCTGACCGAGATCCTGCGCGGCGAATGGAAGTTTCCCGGCGTGGTCGTTTCCGACTACACCGCCGACATGGAACTGATTGCGCACGGCTATGCGGCCGACGCGCGCGATGCGACCAGGAAGGCGTTCCTGGCCGGCATGGACATGAGCATGCAGAGCGGCTTCTACGCCGCGCACCTGCCCTCGCTGGTGGCCGACGGCGAAGTGCCGGTGACCGCGCTGGACGAAGCGGTGCGGCGGGTGCTGGCGCTGAAGGACGCCATCGGCCTGTTCGACGATCCGTACCGCTCGCTGGACCCGCAACGCGAGGCCGACCAGGCGCACATCGCCGCGCACGATGCGCTGTCGCGCGAGGCGGCGCGGCGCTCGATCGTGCTGCTGAAGAACGATGGCGCGGTGCTGCCGCTGCGCAAGCGCGGGCAGAAGATCGCGCTGATCGGGCCGTTCGCGCAGGACCGCGAGAACATCGAGGGCTGCTGGACGCTGTTCGGCGACACCACCCGCTACGTGACCCTGGAGGCCGGGGTGCGCGCGGCGCTGGACGCGGCCGGCGCGCTGACCGTGGCGCCGGGTTGCGCGCTGGAAGCGCCGCTGGACGGCGGCATCGAGGCCGCGGTGGCCGCCGCGCGCGGCGCCGACGTGGCCGTGCTGGCGCTGGGCGAACCGCAGCGCTACAGCGGCGAGGCGCAGTCGCGCACGCAGATCGTGCTGCCGCCGGCACAGCAGGCGCTGGCCGAGGCGGTCGCCGCCAGCGGCACGCCGCTGGTGGTGCTGCTGCGCAACGGCCGCGCGCTGGCGCTGCAGGGCGCGGTGCGCGACGCGGCGGCGATCGCGGTGACCTGGTACCTGGGCACGCAGACCGGCCCGGCGGTAGCCGACGTGTTGTTCGGCGACTACAATCCGTCGGCGCGGCTGCCGGTCAGCTTCCCGCTCGACCCGGGCCAGCAGCCGTACTTCTACAACCACCCGCGCACCGGCCGGCCGGAACTGCCGACGATGAGCGAGTTCAAGGCGCGCTGGCGCGAGATCCCGAATGCGCCGCTGTATCCGTTCGGCCATGGCCTGAGCTACACCCGCTTCGCCTACGGCGCGCCGCGGCTGGACCGCACCCGGCTGGGCTGGGACGACACGCTGACGGTGACCGCCCGCATCGACAACGTCGGCGATCGCGCCGGCGAGGAGGTGGTGCAGCTGTACCTGCACGACCGCGTCGCCAGCCGGGTGCGCCCGGTGCGCGAACTGAAGGGCTTCCGCAAGGTGTGGCTGGCGCCAGGACAGGGCATGGACGTGGTGTTCACCCTGAACCGCCGCACGCTGGCCTTCAGCAGCCGCGACGGTCGCTTCGAGGCCGAGCCGGGAATGTTCGACCTGTGGGTGTGCGCCTCCTCGGCCAGCGGCGAGCCGGTCGGCTTCGAGCTGCTGGCGCAGGCCTAG